In Amblyomma americanum isolate KBUSLIRL-KWMA chromosome 8, ASM5285725v1, whole genome shotgun sequence, the DNA window TGCCTCAGCATTGTAAACACTGCAAGCCGAGCGGGTGCAGCCGCCTCTGCTAGAACACAACATTCTTTGCAAAAAAGAATGACCAGCTAACGCTCTATAAGTATTAGAAGCTGTTGCCACTGCCAATCATAAGGAGGCTTGCGTTAGCACCCCGTCTGTTGCGCTCAACGATTAGGAGTTCCGAGTATTTTGGCCAATTTTACCGTTTTAAGTCAGTATCCCAGACATGTGCCGGCAGTTAATTGCGCGTTTTTAACTTTTCTACGTGGTTCTCTGCTTTTAGATCGCGCCTTTTTACACACGTTTTTAGCTCGTATATTTTCAAGGAGCGGTCCTTTACCCCGCAGgtttttgtacttttttttatcttttgtaatTTCCCTCTGACGTGACTACTTCAGTTCGCTCAGCGTTACGCAGCCTACCTCTCCCCTCTGCTTCCCTTCTACCTCTCATCGTGCCGTATATGCACACGTCTAGCATCAATAAAGCTCCAGTCAGCCTCGTGCACGTCCTTTCTCTGTGGCGCTCATTTGTCGGCTGTATTTCTGGTTGTTCGTTTGCCGGCATCGAAACAAGTTGGTCAACACGAGTCGCTCGGCCCTCAAAAGGCTAAAGaagaaagcagtaaaaaaattGCTTAAATCGCATTACACTCGTCAACTTGGAAGTTCTCGTTTGCTTCTACGAGCTACGTTTATTCATTCGGGATGGGCATATCATTCCGCAATACTTGGCTTTGAGCATGGTGGTCGTTACCACAACCCGAATCAACGTCGAGAATTCTGTTCCCTCGTTCATAGGCCTGTGATTTTTGGCTCTCGCATTCCGACTGCACTCTTCCACATCCAGCTGGTTTCACTGACTATTAAATAAATGAGACCATCAACGGATGATTTTGAATAAGTTAACAAATTTATTGATTATTTCATCGATCGCGACTCCGTGCTTGTGGCTGGCGCCGGATACATCTCTTCATTGTTTTGAGCATCCCCGTTGACTGTTGAAAGACCAAAAAAACACACATAAAGCAACTGTGGCACCGAAACACAAAGTTTCCATGGCGTTCAAGGTATTTCCATTTACGTGGACCTCAGCCGCCACACGCTCTTAATGCTCTCATTATTCTAAGTACTGTGATTAAATTATGTAGAGGTGAAGTGTACACGTTCATCCCATGTCTCCTCTGTGCTTTTCTTATGCATTGATTGCAGAGGGGTCCTCCCAACGACTTCTGATATGTTTTTAATAGTTCAGACACAAGGATGCACTCAGTCGGCGAGCAGTCCCTCGCAGCACATTAACGTCGCACCAGTTAACAGCCGTTCCATTGCAATCGCTCACCTATGATAAAAATGAAGGTTAACCGTAGTGTCCGAAGCCATGGCCATATCCATAACCGTGGCCGAGGGCAAGACCGTAGCCAAGACCGTGTCCATAGCCGCCATAGCCATGGCCGTGTCCGTGGGCAACGCCAACAGCTACagctggaaagaaagaaaagcgctCGGTGCTTTACTTTCGTCACCGATGCATCAAAATTACTAAGATATCTGTGTTTCTATGCGTGAAATTTTATCCCTGCAAGTTTGGCTAGTGAAGTAAACGAGCACCGCTTAGAATGACCGTTGGAATGTTTTCATCATTTTGCATCTGTTCTTATATTGTATATTGTCCCATTGTTCAGGACACCACAGAATCAAAGAAGAACATTCTGCAAATCTCTCCTTGGGCTTGGTTACTGTttgcttcatatatatatatatatatatatatatatatatatatgtgtgtgtgtgtgtgtgtgtgtgtgtttgtgtgtataactttgtatatatatatatatatatatatatatatattacacgcACACTGGGTTTTTCAAGCTGCGCATATAGACGTAGAAAAGCGCTATTGAATAATTGACTATTTGCATTGCACAGAAAGTGGTAGCTTTGTGGTTGTGAAAGTCTGGGTGATGGCGCATCCTTCGCAGGAGTCGGTGCGATGTGTTATTgatcctttttattttttagttttattttcgGATCTGGCTGTTGCGGTGATTTACATACGAAATTCACTGTAGTAGTCCTCACAACAACCGATAGTGTTTGATAAAATGGAAAGCAGCATACAATTATGTGCTCTGCCCCAACGTTAGACTAAACTTACCGCGGGCGGGGGCATGATGAAAGATCTTCTGCACAGAGGTAGCCGCGATGGCACCACCGTGTCCGTAGCCGTGTCC includes these proteins:
- the LOC144100778 gene encoding uncharacterized protein LOC144100778: MNGYTLLAFLGVIAAAYAGGYGGYGLGYGGYGLGYGHGYGGYGHGYGGYGHGYGGYGHGYGHGGAIAATSVQKIFHHAPARAVAVGVAHGHGHGYGGYGHGLGYGLALGHGYGYGHGFGHYG